From Actinomycetota bacterium, one genomic window encodes:
- a CDS encoding LysR substrate-binding domain-containing protein — MEVRQLRYFIAVAEELHFGRAAKRLQISRPPLSQQILALERELGVELLIRGRSIELTEAGRVLLEHGRSASEAVTDAVQAAREAGEGMTRLRVGYPAGAASASVPLAVRIFRERFPSVALDTVVGQAGAHLAALAARQLDVAFVRLAGANGDNLAFRPLHREPVHVAIPELHPLARLRAVRAGHLANEPIVLFPRALDPPLHDHLVHDVLAGCGVAPSVVLEATTLESSLVAVAGGLGIAFAAESAAGQFTVRGVEFRPLVTVAPPLQFGVSWRRDTISRAVRQFLAVVFELAWVTRPATRNDAAMSGSLPHVGVG; from the coding sequence CAGCCAGCAGATCCTCGCCCTGGAGCGCGAGCTCGGGGTCGAGTTGCTGATCCGCGGCCGCAGCATCGAGCTGACCGAGGCGGGACGGGTCCTGCTCGAGCACGGCCGCAGCGCCAGCGAGGCGGTCACCGACGCCGTCCAGGCGGCGCGGGAGGCCGGCGAAGGCATGACCAGGCTGCGGGTAGGGTATCCGGCCGGGGCTGCCTCGGCGTCGGTGCCGCTGGCCGTCCGGATCTTCCGCGAGCGGTTTCCCTCAGTCGCCCTCGATACGGTGGTCGGGCAGGCCGGCGCGCACCTCGCGGCCCTGGCCGCCCGTCAGCTGGACGTGGCCTTCGTGCGCCTGGCCGGCGCCAACGGCGACAACCTGGCCTTCCGGCCCCTGCACCGCGAGCCCGTCCACGTGGCCATCCCCGAGCTGCACCCGCTGGCCAGGCTGCGCGCCGTCCGGGCTGGGCATCTCGCCAACGAGCCGATCGTCCTGTTCCCGCGGGCGCTCGACCCGCCGCTCCACGACCACCTGGTGCACGACGTCCTGGCCGGCTGCGGTGTCGCGCCGTCGGTCGTGCTCGAGGCGACCACACTGGAGAGCAGCCTGGTCGCGGTCGCCGGCGGGCTGGGGATCGCGTTCGCGGCCGAGTCGGCGGCCGGACAGTTCACCGTCCGCGGGGTCGAGTTCCGCCCCCTGGTCACGGTGGCCCCACCGCTGCAGTTCGGCGTGAGCTGGCGGCGTGACACCATCTCGAGGGCCGTCCGACAGTTCCTCGCCGTGGTCTTCGAGCTGGCCTGGGTGACCAGGCCGGCCACCCGCAACGATGCGGCCATGTCGGGTTCCCTACCGCATGTCGGAGTTGGTTAG
- a CDS encoding PTS mannitol transporter subunit IIB codes for MAVDAEAAGRSRAGSARVAVQKFGTFLSGMIMPNIAAFIAWGFITAFFIETGWTPVGGIGGFGEDANGEPN; via the coding sequence ATGGCCGTAGACGCCGAAGCAGCAGGCCGCAGCAGGGCGGGTAGTGCCCGGGTCGCGGTGCAGAAGTTCGGGACCTTCCTGTCCGGCATGATCATGCCGAACATCGCCGCCTTCATCGCCTGGGGCTTCATCACCGCGTTCTTCATCGAGACCGGCTGGACCCCGGTCGGCGGGATCGGCGGCTTCGGCGAGGACGCCAACGGGGAGCCCAAC